In Dromiciops gliroides isolate mDroGli1 chromosome 4, mDroGli1.pri, whole genome shotgun sequence, one DNA window encodes the following:
- the LEPROT gene encoding leptin receptor gene-related protein isoform X4 translates to MAGIKALVLLSFSGAIGLTFLMLGCALEDYGVYWPLFVLMFHVISPIPHFIAKRITDDSDASSSACQELAYFLTTGIVVSAFGLPIILARVSVVKFELQGKVQSQRNLDSLGSKSHHGYL, encoded by the exons CGCTCGTCCTTCTGTCCTTCAGTGGAGCCATTGGACTGACGTTTCTCATGTTGGGATGTGCCCTGGAGGATTATGG AGTGTACTGGCCTCTCTTCGTGCTCATGTTCCATGTGATCTCCCCCATCCCTCACTTCATTGCCAAGAGAATCACAGATGACTCGGACGCCTCCAGCAGCGCCTGTCAGGAACTGGCGTACTTTTTAACGACAGGGATCGTTGTGTCTGCTTTTGGACTTCCTATCATCCTTGCAAGAGTTTCTGTG gtaaAGTTTGAACTACAAGGAAAAGTACAAAGTCAGAGGAACCTGGATTCCTTGGGGTCCAAATCCCATCATGGATATTTAtga
- the LEPROT gene encoding leptin receptor gene-related protein isoform X2 yields the protein MLGCALEDYGVYWPLFVLMFHVISPIPHFIAKRITDDSDASSSACQELAYFLTTGIVVSAFGLPIILARVSVHGKTSPWQNELKQMLWSAQSVVRNRRSQGHLLRPEPSPVILTLSSCHWTLMTPEEGVRLTIFCNYASLNCSSCTS from the exons ATGTTGGGATGTGCCCTGGAGGATTATGG AGTGTACTGGCCTCTCTTCGTGCTCATGTTCCATGTGATCTCCCCCATCCCTCACTTCATTGCCAAGAGAATCACAGATGACTCGGACGCCTCCAGCAGCGCCTGTCAGGAACTGGCGTACTTTTTAACGACAGGGATCGTTGTGTCTGCTTTTGGACTTCCTATCATCCTTGCAAGAGTTTCTGTG CACGGGAAGACGTCCCCCTGGCAGAATGAActgaagcagatgctgtggagTGCTCAGAGTGTGGTCAGAAATAGAAGATCCCAAGGTCATCTATTGCGTCCTGAGCCATCACCCGTCATCTTGACTTTGtcgtcttgccactggactttgatgactcctGAGGAAGGAGTGAGGCTAACAATTTTTTGCAACTATGCCTCACTTAATTGCAGTTCATGCACGAGTTAG
- the LEPROT gene encoding leptin receptor gene-related protein isoform X1 has translation MAGIKALVLLSFSGAIGLTFLMLGCALEDYGVYWPLFVLMFHVISPIPHFIAKRITDDSDASSSACQELAYFLTTGIVVSAFGLPIILARVSVHGKTSPWQNELKQMLWSAQSVVRNRRSQGHLLRPEPSPVILTLSSCHWTLMTPEEGVRLTIFCNYASLNCSSCTS, from the exons CGCTCGTCCTTCTGTCCTTCAGTGGAGCCATTGGACTGACGTTTCTCATGTTGGGATGTGCCCTGGAGGATTATGG AGTGTACTGGCCTCTCTTCGTGCTCATGTTCCATGTGATCTCCCCCATCCCTCACTTCATTGCCAAGAGAATCACAGATGACTCGGACGCCTCCAGCAGCGCCTGTCAGGAACTGGCGTACTTTTTAACGACAGGGATCGTTGTGTCTGCTTTTGGACTTCCTATCATCCTTGCAAGAGTTTCTGTG CACGGGAAGACGTCCCCCTGGCAGAATGAActgaagcagatgctgtggagTGCTCAGAGTGTGGTCAGAAATAGAAGATCCCAAGGTCATCTATTGCGTCCTGAGCCATCACCCGTCATCTTGACTTTGtcgtcttgccactggactttgatgactcctGAGGAAGGAGTGAGGCTAACAATTTTTTGCAACTATGCCTCACTTAATTGCAGTTCATGCACGAGTTAG
- the LEPROT gene encoding leptin receptor gene-related protein isoform X3, protein MAGIKALVLLSFSGAIGLTFLMLGCALEDYGVYWPLFVLMFHVISPIPHFIAKRITDDSDASSSACQELAYFLTTGIVVSAFGLPIILARVSVIKWGACGLVLAGNAVIFATIQGFFFVFGRGDDFSW, encoded by the exons CGCTCGTCCTTCTGTCCTTCAGTGGAGCCATTGGACTGACGTTTCTCATGTTGGGATGTGCCCTGGAGGATTATGG AGTGTACTGGCCTCTCTTCGTGCTCATGTTCCATGTGATCTCCCCCATCCCTCACTTCATTGCCAAGAGAATCACAGATGACTCGGACGCCTCCAGCAGCGCCTGTCAGGAACTGGCGTACTTTTTAACGACAGGGATCGTTGTGTCTGCTTTTGGACTTCCTATCATCCTTGCAAGAGTTTCTGTG ATCAAGTGGGGAGCCTGCGGCCTGGTGTTAGCGGGCAATGCGGTCATTTTTGCCACCATTCAAGGCTTCTTCTTTGTATTTGGGAGAGGGGATGACTTCAGCTGGTAG